From Polaribacter haliotis:
TCTCCACCAACGGAAATAATGTTTCTAAACCCTTTATTGATAGCGTTTTGTACCAAATCAACCTCGTGTTTAGAGAATTGTGTAAAAGCAAAAGAATAGTCTAAATTCTTGTGTTTTAAGTTTTGTTGAATTTCCTTCCATTGTTTAGAAAAATCGCCATTACCAGAAGTAGAGTTTGCAATTATAAACCAAGAATTAATATTGATTTTATCAATATGAGACATAAATAATAAATTAATAAACAAGCAAAGTACAAAATTGAATCGTAACAATTAATTAATAAAAATTTAGATTTTATAGAAATAATGATAGTTATTTTAGCATCGAATTCAAGATTCAAGTTAGATTGATAAAAATTTTTAAATTCGTGAATTCGTGGCGAAATATCCACAAAAATTTCATTTTAAATAATTGTATTTTGCAGAAGAAATAATAAAAACATAAATGACAAAAAAGAAGAAAAAAATATATAAAAAGAAAGGAAAAGTTGTAAAAGATTTAACTAAAAATATATTCAGAATTTTAAATGAAGACAGTAGTAAGTTCTTCAATTATAAACAAATAGCTTCAAAATTAAAAATTGAAGATACTGATGGGAAAAATCAGGTTATTAAAAAGTTAGCAGAATTAACTGCTACCAAAAAAATTAAAGAAGTAGACAGAGGAAAGTTTCAAATTAATGAAGATAGAAAGTATTCTATTGGAACATTAGATGTTACTTCAAACGGAAATGGATATTTTATAACAGACGATTATGAAAACGATGTTTTTATTCCAAATATTAACCTAGGTAAGGGTTTACATGGCGATGTTGTAAGAGCTTATGTTTACAAACGTAAACGAAGTAACAAGTTAGAAGCCGATGTTGTAGAAATTATAGAACGTGCAAAAACAGAGTTTGTAGGTGTTTTACAGAAGAATAAAAACTTCGGATTTGTAATTTGCGACAATCATAAAATGTACGCAGATATTTTTATTTCTGAAAACAAGATGAATGGCGCAGAACATGGAGACAAAGTGCAAGCTACTATTCAAGATTGGCCAGAAAACTCTAAAAATCCGTTTGGAAAAATTACGACAGTTTTAGGGAAACCAGGAGACCATAATACAGAAATGCATTCTATTTTATTAGAATACGATTTGCCTTATGAATTTGAGCCAGAAGTAGAAAAAGAAGCACAAAATTTACCGATAGAAATTACAAAAGAAGAAATTGGTAAGCGTAGAGATATGCGTAAAGATTTAACTTTTACGATAGATCCAAAAGACGCAAAAGATTTTGATGATGCATTATCATTTACAAAATTAGAAAATGGTAATTTCGAAGTAGGAATTCACATTGCAGATGTTTCGCATTATTTACAACCAAAAACTATTTTAGATGATGAAGCTTATGAAAGAGCAACATCTGTTTATTTAGTGGATAGAGTAGTGCCAATGTTACCAGAAATGTTGAGTAATGGTGTTTGTTCTTTAAGACCAAATGAAGAAAAATTAACTTTTTCGGCAGTTTTTGAAATCAACCAGAAAGCACAAATTGTAAACGAATGGTTTGGTAGAACAGTAACGTATTCCGATCAACGTTTTGCTTATGAAGAAGCACAAGATATTATAGAAAATGTAACGTTGTCAGACGATGTTCAACCTTATACAATGCCAGTTGATATTTCTATTATTGACGAGGAATATACTGTAACTCCAGAAGTAGTAGAAGCAACTTTACAATTAGATAAATTGGCAAAAATTCTTCGTAAAAAGAGAATGAAACAAGGTGCAATTTCTTTTGATAGAGTAGAAGTGAAGTTTAATTTAGATGAAGAAGCAAACCCAGTTGGTGTTTTCTTTAAAACGTCTAAAGATGCTAATAAATTAATTGAAGAATTTATGTTATTAGCGAACAGAAAAGTGGCAGAATTTATTGGAAGATCTAAAGGAAAACCATCAGGAAAAACGTTTATTTATAGAGTTCATGATGAGCCAAATGAAGAAAAATTGGCTTCTTTAGAAAATATTATTGGCAAATTCGGTTATAAAATAGATACAACTACAAAAGCATCAACTTCAGATTCTTTAAATCAGTTATTAAGTGATGTAAATGGAAAAGCAGAATCGAATATGATTGAAACGCTTGCTATTAGAACCATGTCTAAAGCTGTGTATACCACTAAAAATATTGGACATTATGGATTGGCATTTGACTATTACAGTCATTTTACGTCACCAATTAGACGTTATCCAGATGTAATGACACATAGATTGCTACAACATTATTTAGATGGAGGAGAAACGCCGAAAGCAGATCCTTATGAAGAAAAATGTAAACATTCTTCACATAGAGAAGAATTGGCTTCGAAAGCAGAACGTTCTTCAATAAAATATATGCAGGTTAAATACATGCAAGATCATAAAGATGAAGTATTTGATGGTGTAATTACAGGTGTTACAGAATGGGGAATTTATGTTGAAATTACAGCCAATAAATGTGAAGGAATGGTTAGAATTAGAGATATAAAAAGCGATTATTATATTTTTGATGAAAAACAATATGCAATTATTGGGCAATCCACTAAAAACATGTATCAATTAGGAGATGATGTAAAAGTTCAGGTGAAAAAGACCGATTTAGAACGTAAACATTTAGATTTTAATTTGATTGAAGAATAAAAAATAAAACAATGATTTTAACAACAACACATAACATAGAAGGTTTTAAAATAGTAGATTATTTAGGAATTGTAACAGGTACTGCTTACGATTCCAGTTATTCTTCAAATGGAACAAAAATGTCTTTTAAAGATATG
This genomic window contains:
- the rnr gene encoding ribonuclease R, which encodes MTKKKKKIYKKKGKVVKDLTKNIFRILNEDSSKFFNYKQIASKLKIEDTDGKNQVIKKLAELTATKKIKEVDRGKFQINEDRKYSIGTLDVTSNGNGYFITDDYENDVFIPNINLGKGLHGDVVRAYVYKRKRSNKLEADVVEIIERAKTEFVGVLQKNKNFGFVICDNHKMYADIFISENKMNGAEHGDKVQATIQDWPENSKNPFGKITTVLGKPGDHNTEMHSILLEYDLPYEFEPEVEKEAQNLPIEITKEEIGKRRDMRKDLTFTIDPKDAKDFDDALSFTKLENGNFEVGIHIADVSHYLQPKTILDDEAYERATSVYLVDRVVPMLPEMLSNGVCSLRPNEEKLTFSAVFEINQKAQIVNEWFGRTVTYSDQRFAYEEAQDIIENVTLSDDVQPYTMPVDISIIDEEYTVTPEVVEATLQLDKLAKILRKKRMKQGAISFDRVEVKFNLDEEANPVGVFFKTSKDANKLIEEFMLLANRKVAEFIGRSKGKPSGKTFIYRVHDEPNEEKLASLENIIGKFGYKIDTTTKASTSDSLNQLLSDVNGKAESNMIETLAIRTMSKAVYTTKNIGHYGLAFDYYSHFTSPIRRYPDVMTHRLLQHYLDGGETPKADPYEEKCKHSSHREELASKAERSSIKYMQVKYMQDHKDEVFDGVITGVTEWGIYVEITANKCEGMVRIRDIKSDYYIFDEKQYAIIGQSTKNMYQLGDDVKVQVKKTDLERKHLDFNLIEE